A genomic segment from Salvia splendens isolate huo1 chromosome 13, SspV2, whole genome shotgun sequence encodes:
- the LOC121762290 gene encoding ER lumen protein-retaining receptor erd-2.2-like yields MKAPRRPIQAAATWLRRQPPKVKAFLAVISGMAALVLLRAIVHDHDNLFVAAEAVHSIGIAVLIYKLMKEKTCAGLSLKSQELTAIFLAVRLYCSFVMEYDIHTVLDLATLATTLWVVYMIRFNLRSSYMEDKDNIALYYVVVPCAVIALVVHPSTSHHVVNRIAWAFCVYLEAVSVLPQLRVMQNTKIVEPFTAHYVFALGVARFLSCAHWVLQVLDTRGHLLVALGYGLWPSMVLISEIVQTFILADFCYYYVKSVFGGQLVLRLPSGVV; encoded by the exons ATGAAGGCACCGAGGAGACCGATCCAAGCGGCGGCGACATGGCTGCGACGGCAGCCGCCCAAGGTGAAGGCGTTTCTGGCCGTGATTAGCGGCATGGCGGCGCTTGTTCTCCTCCGTGCAATTGTCCATGATCATGATAATTTGTTTGTGGCGGCAGAGGCTGTTCATTCCATCGGAATTGCTGTTCTGATTTACAAGTTGATGAAGGAGAAGACCTGTGCtg GGCTTTCGCTGAAGTCTCAGGAGCTAACAGCTATCTTTTTGGCTGTTAGATTGTATTGCAGTTTTGTCATGGAGTACGACATACACACTGTGCTTGACTTGGCTACGCTGGCTACGACCTTGTGGGTTGTTTATATGATTCGATTTAACTTGAGATCGAGTTATATGGAGGATAAAGACAACATTGCACTGTACTATGTG GTTGTCCCTTGTGCGGTTATAGCCTTAGTAGTTCACCCATCTACATCACATCATGTAGTCAACAGGATTGCCTGGGCGTTCTGTGTTTACTTGGAAGCTGTTTCTGTCCTACCTCAGCTACGTGTCATGCAGAATACAAAG ATTGTTGAACCTTTTACTGCTCATTATGTATTTGCATTGGGAGTTGCTAGGTTTTTGAGCTGTGCCCACTGGGTTCTCCAG GTTTTGGACACTCGTGGCCATCTTCTTGTTGCATTGGGTTACGGACTCTGGCCTTCAATGGTTCTAATATCCGAAATTGTTCAGACCTTCATCCTGGCTGACTTTTGCTATTACTATGTGAAAAG TGTTTTCGGGGGACAGCTCGTGTTGCGCCTTCCTTCTGGAGTGGTGTAA
- the LOC121761081 gene encoding probable alkaline/neutral invertase B codes for MSHFGYGMMASDPHPMIAEAWDDLRRALVYFRGQPVGTIAALDSSDEKLNYDQVFVRNFVPSALAFLMNGEPEVVKNFLLKTIRLQGWGKKIDRFQLGEGVMPASFKVLLHDPVRNTETLMADFGETAIGRVAPVDSGFWWIILLRAYTKSTGDTSLADKPECQKGIHLILSLCLSEGFDTFPTLLCADGCSMIDRRMGVYGYPIEIQALFFMALRCAMLLLKHDGLGKELIERIVKRQHALSYHMRNYFWLDLNQLNDIYRYKTEEYSHTAVNKFNVMPDSLPDWVMDFMPLHGGYFIGNIGRSHMDFRWFCLGNCIAILSSLATQEQSSAIMDLICYPAIENHEWRIVTGCDPKNTRWSYHNGGSWPVLLWLVTAACIKTRRPQIARRAIELAETRLSKDGWPEYYDGKQGRYIGKQARKHQTWSVAGYLVAKMLLEDPSHLGMIAIKEDKLFKPVLRRSSSWTA; via the exons ATGTCGCATTTTGGCTATGGGATGATGGCCTCTGATCCACACCCCATGATAGCCGAGGCGTGGGATGATTTGAGGAGAGCACTCGTTTACTTTCGCGGTCAGCCCGTCGGCACCATTGCTGCTTTGGATAGCTCTGATGAAAAACTCAACTATGATcag GTATTTGTGAGGAATTTTGTTCCAAGCGCACTAGCTTTCTTAATGAATGGTGAGCCTGAAGTGGTCAAGAATTTTCTTCTAAAGACCATTCGCCTTCAAGGGTGGGGGAAGAAAATTGACCGGTTCCAGTTGGGTGAAGGTGTTATGCCGGCTAGCTTTAAAGTACTACTGCACGATCCGGTCAGGAATACAGAGACGTTGATGGCAGATTTTGGTGAGACTGCAATAGGAAGGGTGGCTCCAGTTGACTCCGGCTTTTGGTGGATCATACTTCTACGAGCGTACACTAAATCCACTGGAGATACGTCCTTGGCCGATAAGCCCGAATGCCAGAAGGGCATACACCTCATACTGAGTTTATGCCTCTCAGAAGGATTCGACACCTTCCCCACTCTCCTCTGTGCTGATGGATGCTCGATGATTGATCGTAGGATG GGTGTTTATGGTTACCCGATTGAGATACAAGCGCTGTTCTTCATGGCTCTGAGATGCGCGATGCTCTTGTTGAAGCACGACGGGCTAGGGAAGGAGCTTATAGAGCGAATAGTGAAGCGGCAGCATGCCTTGAGCTACCACATGAGGAACTACTTCTGGCTGGATTTGAATCAGCTCAATGACATATATAGGTACAAAACAGAGGAGTACTCCCACACAGCGGTGAACAAGTTCAACGTGATGCCTGATTCTCTGCCCGACTGGGTTATGGATTTCATGCCGTTACATGGAGGCTACTTCATAGGGAATATAGGGCGTTCGCATATGGACTTCCGCTGGTTCTGCTTGGGAAACTGCATCGCGATCCTTTCATCCTTAGCAACACAAGAGCAGTCATCTGCAATCATGGATCTCATTTGCTACCCTGCTATCGAGAATCACGAATGGCGGATTGTGACCGGATGCGATCCTAAAAACACGAGATGGAGCTACCACAATGGTGGATCATGGCCAG TGCTGTTGTGGCTCGTCACTGCAGCGTGCATCAAGACAAGGCGTCCTCAGATCGCTAGGCGAGCCATCGAGCTGGCTGAGACTAGGTTGTCGAAAGATGGTTGGCCAGAGTATTACGACGGGAAGCAGGGGCGCTACATTGGGAAGCAAGCGAGGAAGCACCAGACGTGGTCCGTGGCCGGGTATTTGGTTGCCAAAATGCTGCTTGAAGATCCTTCGCATTTAGGTATGATCGCCATCAAGGAAGATAAGCTTTTTAAACCTGTGTTGAGACGATCTTCGTCGTGGACTGCTTGA
- the LOC121762291 gene encoding 5'-methylthioadenosine nucleosidase-like, with protein sequence MAPPHDDSTQHPISNILFIIAMQTEASPLVNKFKLADEPNSVFPNGVPWVRYSGKYKDLNINIVCPGKDTTLGVDCVGTVSASLLAYASIQALQPDLIINAGTAGGFKAKGASIGDVFLASDVAFHDRRIPIPVFDLYGVGCRKTFSTPNLAKELNLKVGKLSTGDSLDMCAEDEAAILANDATIKDMEGAAIAYVGHLLDVPVLFLKAVTDIVDGDKPTSEEFLQNLNAVTIALDLAATKVVDFINGKSCSEL encoded by the exons ATGGCACCACCTCACGACGACTCTACTCAGCACCCAATTTCCAatattctcttcataatcg CTATGCAAACCGAAGCGTCGCCGCTAGTAAACAAGTTTAAGCTTGCTGATGAGCCTAACTCAGT GTTTCCGAACGGGGTTCCATGGGTGAGGTACAGCGGCAAATACAAAGATTTGAACATCAATATTGTCTGTCCAGGAAAAGACACAACATTGG GTGTTGATTGTGTGGGTACAGTCTCAGCATCTCTTTTGGCTTATGCTTCTATTCAAGCTTTACAGCCAGACCTTATCATAAATGCAGGAACTGCTGGAGGATTCAAG GCAAAAGGTGCTTCAATAGGCGATGTATTTCTTGCATCAGATGTTGCCTTCCATGATAGGAGAATTCCTATCCCT GTATTTGACCTTTATGGTGTTGGCTGTCGTAAAACCTTCTCCACACCTAATCTTGCTAAGGAGCTGAACTTAAAG GTTGGAAAATTATCTACTGGTGATTCTTTAGATATGTGCGCAGAAGATGAAGCAGCAATTCTTGCAAACGATGCAACTATCAAAGACATGGAG GGAGCCGCGATTGCTTATGTGGGACATCTCTTGGACGTGCCCGTATTGTTTTTGAAAGCTGTGACGGATATTGTTGATGGTGACAAGCCAACCAGTGAGGAATTTCTACAAAATTTGAACGCCGTCACCATTGCGCTGGATCTGGCAGCCACCAAAGTGGTTGATTTTATCAATGGAAAGAGTTGCTCAGAACTATGA